The following nucleotide sequence is from Azospirillum brasilense.
CCGGATCGGTGGACGGTGTCCTGGCCTATCCGGTCACCGGCCCCGACACGCTGTCACCGGCCCCGACACGCTGGATCTGATCCGCCGCCAGCAGCAGGCGGCCAGCCGTCCCGGTGACTGGCGCGTCTCCGCCCTGCTCGGCCAGCCGGCCAACACAGAAGGCGGAGCGACGGAGGCTGGCTTCTTCGGCACGGTCGAGGATCTGGTGTTCGACCGCAACGGCGCTCTCAAAGCCGTCGTGGTGACGCCCGAACCGGAGGGCGAAGGCCCCTACGCCGTCGCCTGGAAAGCGGCAGCGCTGGAGCCGGGCCTGACCTCCGTCACATTGCAGGCGACGCCGGATCAGGTGAAGGCGCTCGGCTCGTTCGATGCAGCGCGCATGAAAGAATTCAACACCGCGCGCCTGAACCAAGGGGCCCAGGCGCGTCGGGAATAGGCCCGTCAGGCCGTCGGGCGGGCCACGCCGCCAACCGTCGGGCGGTTGGCCGCAGCAGCGGAACGGCCGTAGCGGGCGACGGTCAGCCCGTCCATGTCGATCTCCGTCCGACGCCCGCCGACCACGTCGGCGACCACCCGGCCCGAGCCGGCGGCCATCGTCCAGCCCAGCGTGCCGTGGCCGGTGTTGAGGAACAGGTTGCGCACCGGGGTCGGTCCGACGATCGGGGTGCCGTCCGGCGTGTTGGGCCGCAGGCCGGTCCAGAACTCCGCCTTCGACAGGTCGCCGCCCGTCGGGAAGAGATCACTCACCACATGGTCGAGCGGGCCGCGGCGGCCCGGACGCAGCGTCAGGTCGAAGCCGGTCAGCTCCGCCGTGCCACCAACGCGGATGCGGTCGCCCAGGCGGGTCACCGCGATCTTGTGCGTCTCGTCCATCACCGTGGACTCCGGAGCACCCGCCGGGTCGACGATGGGCAGCGTCAGCGAATAGCCCTTCACCGGATAGACCGGCAGGTCCAGCCCGAACGGCTTCACCAGCATCGGGGAGTAGCTGCCCATCGCGACGACGTAAGAATCGGCGGTCAGCGTGCCGGCGTCGGTGACCACGCCGGTGACGCGGCGCCCGTCGTTCTCCAGCTTGCGGATGCCGGTGTTGTAGCGGAACTCCACCCCCAGCTCCGTCGCCATCGCGGCCAACGCGTTGGTGAAGCGGAAGCAGTCGCCCGTCTCGTCGCCGGGCAGCAGCAGGCCGCCGACGATCTTCTCCTTGACCAGCCGCAGCGCCGGCTCGACCGCCGCGCAGCCCTCGACGTCCAGCAGGCTGTAGGGCACATTGAAGCGGTCCAGCACGGCCATGTCGGTGGCGGCGGCGTCCACCTGCTTTTGGGTGCGGAAGACCTGGAGCGTGCCCTTGGCGCGCTCGTCGTAGCGGATGCCGGTCTCGTCGCGCAGGGCCCGCAGGCAGTCGCGGCTGTATTCGGCCAGCCGGACCATGCGGCCCTTGTTGATCTCGTAGGAACGCTCGTTGGCATTGGCCAGCAGCTTCAGGCACCAGGACCACATGGCCGGGTCCAGCTTCGGCCGGATCACCAGCGGGGAATGCTTCATCAGCATCCACTTCACCGCCTTCGCCATCAGGCCCGGCGCCGCCCAGGGGGCGGAGTAGCCCGGCGACACCTCGCCCGCGTTGGCGTAGCTGGTCTCCAGCGCCGGGCCGGGCTGCCGGTCCACCACCGTGACCTCGTGTCCGGCCTTCGCCAGGAAATAGGCGGTGGAAACGCCGATGACGCCGCTGCCGAGGACGATGACGCGCATGTGAAGGCTCCCGAGATCACGGATTTGTTCGCATCCCATTCGCAAACGCGATGCCAAGTGCCGGAACCCGCGGAAACGCTGGAGCGGACGATTGGGCGCCCGACGAGGCTGTACATGAATCGTTACACGGCGGCTGGAAAGCGCTTCCCTCTCCTCTGATAAACAGAGCCAGAACAGAGATTTGCCATCACCGTACAAAAATCGTTACGGTGTATACATATATTTACGGACGCGCCCATCGTGGTACACTCCCCCCTCCACCGGGGAGAGCCATGCGCATCGACGTCCTGTTCGCCGACCGGGTCGGCATCGCCCATGAGATCCTGGCCGTGCTCGCCAAGCGGCGCCTGAACGTCGTGGCGGTGGAAGTGGACCCGCCGCACATCCACATCGACGCGCCGGAACTGGACGTGCCGGGCTTCGGCGCGCTCGACGCCGCGCTGCGCGCCGTGCTGGGGGTGGAGTCCGTCACTCCGATCGACATCCTGCCCGGCACGCGGCGGCGGCTGCATCTGGACGCCCTTTTGGCCGCCCTGCCCGACCCGGTTCTGGCGGTGGACCGCGCCTGCCGCATCGTGGTGGCCAACGCCGCCGCCGCGACGGTCGCCGGGCGCAGCGAGGCCGCCCTGACCGGCGCCGATTTCGGGCGGCTGTTCGGCGATGCGGAGCTGTCCGACCTGCTGGTGGACCACGGCTTCCGCCTCGCCGCCGGGCAGGAGGTCACGCTGAACGGCCAGCCCTTCCTGCTGGACGCCACGCCCATCGTGGAGGACGGGCGCGCCGCCGGCGGGGTGGTCACCCTGTTCGCGCCGAGCCGGCTGGGCGAACGGCTGAACGCCTTACAAAACTTCGACGAGGGCGGCTTCGACCGCATCCTCGGCGAATCCGCCCCGATCCGCTCGCTGAAGGCACGGGCGGCGCGGGTCGCGGCGGTGGACGCCCCTCTGCTGATCCTGGGCGAGACGGGCACCGGCAAGGAGCTGATCGCCCACGCCTGCCACCGCGCCAGCCCGCGCCGCGACAAGCCCTTCCTGGCGCTGAACTGCGCCGCCGTTCCGGAGAGTCTGGCAGAGAGCGAGTTGTTCGGCTACGCCCCCGGCTCCTTCACCGGAGCACAGCGCGGCGGCAAGCCCGGCCTGCTGGAACTCGCCCACGGCGGCACCGTCTTCCTCGACGAGATCGGGGAGATGTCGCCCTACCTCCAGGCCAAGCTGCTGCGCTTCCTGAACGACGGGCGCTTCCGCCGCGTCGGCGGCGACCGCGAGCAGACGGTGGACGTGCGCGTGGTCAGCGCCACCCACCGCGACCTCGACGCCATGGTCGCCGAGCACAGCTTCCGCGAGGACCTGTTCTACCGGCTGAACGTGCTGTCGCTCCAGGTCCCGGCGCTGCGCGAGCGCGGCGACGACATCCTTCTGCTCGCCCGACACTTCATCGCCCGTGCCTGCGCCCAGGCGCGCCGGCCGCCCTGCCGGCTGACCGTTGCGGCCAGCGCCGCGCTGCTCGCCAACCCCTGGCCGGGCAACGTCCGCCAGTTGGAGAACGTCATCTTCCGCGCCGTGACGATGAGCGACGGCGCCTATCTCGACGCCGCCGACCTGGAACTGGCCGGGGCGCGGATGGACGCAGAAACCGGTGGCGATCCCGCCGAGCCGTCCAGCTGGG
It contains:
- a CDS encoding D-amino acid dehydrogenase, whose amino-acid sequence is MGCEQIRDLGSLHMRVIVLGSGVIGVSTAYFLAKAGHEVTVVDRQPGPALETSYANAGEVSPGYSAPWAAPGLMAKAVKWMLMKHSPLVIRPKLDPAMWSWCLKLLANANERSYEINKGRMVRLAEYSRDCLRALRDETGIRYDERAKGTLQVFRTQKQVDAAATDMAVLDRFNVPYSLLDVEGCAAVEPALRLVKEKIVGGLLLPGDETGDCFRFTNALAAMATELGVEFRYNTGIRKLENDGRRVTGVVTDAGTLTADSYVVAMGSYSPMLVKPFGLDLPVYPVKGYSLTLPIVDPAGAPESTVMDETHKIAVTRLGDRIRVGGTAELTGFDLTLRPGRRGPLDHVVSDLFPTGGDLSKAEFWTGLRPNTPDGTPIVGPTPVRNLFLNTGHGTLGWTMAAGSGRVVADVVGGRRTEIDMDGLTVARYGRSAAAANRPTVGGVARPTA
- a CDS encoding sigma 54-interacting transcriptional regulator, with product MRIDVLFADRVGIAHEILAVLAKRRLNVVAVEVDPPHIHIDAPELDVPGFGALDAALRAVLGVESVTPIDILPGTRRRLHLDALLAALPDPVLAVDRACRIVVANAAAATVAGRSEAALTGADFGRLFGDAELSDLLVDHGFRLAAGQEVTLNGQPFLLDATPIVEDGRAAGGVVTLFAPSRLGERLNALQNFDEGGFDRILGESAPIRSLKARAARVAAVDAPLLILGETGTGKELIAHACHRASPRRDKPFLALNCAAVPESLAESELFGYAPGSFTGAQRGGKPGLLELAHGGTVFLDEIGEMSPYLQAKLLRFLNDGRFRRVGGDREQTVDVRVVSATHRDLDAMVAEHSFREDLFYRLNVLSLQVPALRERGDDILLLARHFIARACAQARRPPCRLTVAASAALLANPWPGNVRQLENVIFRAVTMSDGAYLDAADLELAGARMDAETGGDPAEPSSWDEAAAAFERSLLRRLYPRYPSSRKLAARLHTSHTMIANKLRKYGIPDGT